A window from Halopelagius inordinatus encodes these proteins:
- a CDS encoding orc1/cdc6 family replication initiation protein, whose amino-acid sequence MALFERDTDIYRDRDALREDYQPEQLVGRDEELRTYQAAFQPVINGEQPNNVFLYGKTGVGKTAATKYLLSHLREDAAQYDDLDLTVILLNCDGLTSSYQISTRLVNTLRSESNQISTTGYPLASVYEMLWEELDDCGGTVLVVLDEIDHVNDDSILYQLPRARANGNLSEAKVGLIGISNDFSFRDDLSPKVKSSLCEQEIHFPAYNAENLRAILRQRAEVAFHEGVLSEEVIPLCAAYGAKDAGDARQSIDLLMKAGDLARDEQTEEITEEHVRRGRRALERGRIKEGINGLTEHGHLVLYALLTLDLEGETPIRSRDVRPRYTRFAELANRDPLVPRRMRDHLSELAMLGIVSVTERNEGRRGGTYREYALDMDVELILSAMSETIELVGVHDSVAPHVEDDEKMTMLSDFESA is encoded by the coding sequence ATGGCGCTGTTCGAGCGGGACACGGACATCTATCGTGACCGTGATGCTCTCCGGGAGGACTACCAACCGGAACAGCTCGTGGGGCGCGACGAGGAGTTGCGGACGTACCAAGCGGCCTTCCAACCCGTCATCAACGGCGAACAGCCGAACAACGTGTTTCTCTACGGCAAGACCGGTGTCGGGAAGACGGCGGCGACGAAGTATCTTCTCTCTCATCTCCGCGAAGACGCAGCCCAGTACGACGACTTGGATCTCACCGTCATCCTGCTCAACTGCGATGGACTGACGAGTTCGTACCAGATCTCGACCCGGCTGGTAAACACCCTTCGCTCCGAGTCGAACCAGATTTCGACGACCGGCTATCCGCTCGCGTCCGTCTACGAAATGCTCTGGGAGGAACTGGACGACTGCGGAGGGACCGTCCTCGTCGTCCTCGACGAGATAGACCACGTCAACGACGACAGTATCCTCTACCAACTCCCGCGTGCGCGGGCGAACGGAAACCTCTCGGAGGCGAAGGTCGGCCTCATCGGCATATCGAACGACTTCTCGTTTCGCGACGACCTCTCGCCGAAAGTCAAGAGCTCGCTCTGCGAACAGGAGATCCACTTTCCCGCCTACAACGCGGAGAACCTCCGCGCTATCCTCAGACAGCGTGCGGAGGTGGCGTTCCACGAGGGCGTCCTCAGCGAGGAGGTTATTCCGCTCTGTGCGGCCTACGGCGCGAAAGACGCGGGTGACGCCCGCCAATCCATCGACCTGCTGATGAAGGCCGGTGACCTCGCTCGCGACGAACAGACCGAGGAGATCACGGAAGAACACGTCCGCCGCGGGCGTCGAGCCCTCGAACGCGGACGGATAAAGGAAGGCATCAACGGACTCACCGAACACGGCCACCTCGTACTGTATGCGCTCTTGACGCTCGATTTGGAGGGCGAGACTCCGATTCGCTCTCGCGACGTCAGACCCAGATACACGCGGTTCGCGGAACTGGCGAACCGCGACCCTCTCGTCCCGCGGCGTATGCGGGACCATCTCAGCGAACTCGCGATGCTCGGTATCGTCTCCGTGACCGAACGGAACGAGGGCCGGCGCGGGGGAACGTACCGAGAGTACGCACTCGACATGGACGTCGAACTCATCCTCTCTGCGATGTCGGAGACGATAGAACTCGTCGGCGTCCACGACTCTGTCGCCCCCCACGTCGAAGACGACGAGAAGATGACGATGCTCAGCGATTTCGAAAGCGCGTAA